The Candidatus Cloacimonas sp. genome window below encodes:
- a CDS encoding adenylate/guanylate cyclase domain-containing protein produces MTDRASMPHFRYYLIALLILVISLLLPYLPVFSILLKTLDLGIYDNILQAYNTFTHDENEGVYDQICIIDIDEKSIKDLGQFSSWPSIFFADLVNILAEDKPLAIAFDVFFTETDSIKGFARQRMSARFDKLGPNPEHILDAFSTDNNFTEAMRNAGNVYLAMFNSDYPSYTGALPDKLIAWNIQPKFYLNLQYPVPPIAEFTKAAKGIGFGNITPDVSGKIHDYPLFFQYNGKMYVNFSMQLCLDLLGIDKIEVNRNCKLISGKETVSELPLSPEGLFYFKYYGPGHSFRYISFSDVLFHRIPKGYFQDRIILVGTSAYGLKDNKITPLDRSYPGVELHSTFMCNLLEEDYIHWINNWWLLGINIVVLICLAFIIPRSKPLFSIGLFLFISLLSLPAVYILYAKASYTYTYSTLLIPWVFGFLAMFFTQAHEQGKEKKKIRDAFEHYVSPEVIGQMMKEPEKLKAGGEKKYISVLFADVRNFTTLCEQLTPTEITSFMHKYFNLATQIIIEQRGTLDKYVGDAILALFGAPVTYAGFEINAVQSALSICEISSVLQEEYQNHPILHNFQIGIGIATGEIIVGNIGSDRIFNYTGIGDKMNFGSRLEGLNKFYQTSIIIDDFTFQAVKNNFFCRHLDRVKVKGKNESCDIYEVIDTSANMQNKPDLAQIFHQYESALNLLIAKHQREAKALFEEVLLLMPTDEPTKIMLNRFDIINWDTWDGAWQFESK; encoded by the coding sequence TTGACAGATAGAGCTTCTATGCCCCACTTTCGTTATTACTTAATAGCTCTGTTAATTCTGGTCATATCCCTTCTCCTGCCTTATCTGCCGGTATTTAGCATTTTACTGAAGACCTTGGATTTAGGCATTTATGATAATATTTTGCAAGCATATAATACTTTCACTCACGACGAAAATGAAGGGGTTTATGATCAGATCTGCATAATAGACATAGATGAAAAAAGCATCAAGGACTTAGGCCAATTCTCTTCTTGGCCCAGCATATTTTTTGCCGATTTAGTCAACATCCTGGCTGAAGATAAGCCACTGGCGATTGCTTTTGATGTTTTTTTCACGGAAACCGATAGCATAAAAGGTTTTGCGCGCCAGCGAATGTCCGCTCGCTTTGATAAATTGGGCCCAAATCCGGAACATATTTTGGATGCTTTTAGCACCGATAACAATTTTACCGAGGCAATGAGAAATGCGGGAAATGTATATTTGGCAATGTTTAATAGCGATTATCCCTCTTATACGGGAGCGTTGCCTGACAAATTGATTGCGTGGAATATTCAGCCCAAATTTTATCTCAATTTGCAATACCCCGTTCCTCCTATTGCAGAATTTACCAAAGCGGCAAAAGGAATTGGGTTTGGAAACATTACACCTGATGTTTCAGGAAAAATACACGATTATCCTCTTTTTTTTCAATACAACGGAAAGATGTATGTAAATTTCAGTATGCAGCTCTGTTTAGATTTATTAGGCATCGATAAAATTGAAGTGAACCGAAACTGCAAATTGATTTCCGGAAAGGAAACGGTGAGTGAGTTACCCTTAAGTCCCGAGGGGTTGTTTTATTTTAAATATTATGGGCCTGGCCACTCTTTTCGTTACATTTCTTTTTCCGATGTTTTGTTTCACAGGATACCGAAAGGTTATTTTCAAGACCGCATAATTTTAGTGGGGACTTCTGCCTACGGATTGAAAGACAACAAAATAACACCTCTCGACAGAAGCTACCCAGGAGTAGAATTACATTCCACTTTTATGTGCAATTTGCTGGAGGAGGATTATATACACTGGATAAACAATTGGTGGCTTTTAGGCATCAATATCGTCGTCTTGATTTGTCTGGCATTCATCATTCCTCGCAGTAAACCATTATTTTCGATCGGATTATTTCTCTTTATTTCCCTGCTTTCCCTGCCCGCAGTTTATATTTTGTATGCAAAAGCAAGTTATACTTATACTTATTCCACGCTTCTTATTCCTTGGGTATTTGGCTTTTTAGCAATGTTTTTCACTCAGGCACACGAACAGGGCAAAGAAAAAAAGAAAATTAGAGATGCCTTTGAACATTATGTTTCCCCTGAGGTCATCGGTCAAATGATGAAGGAACCGGAAAAACTAAAAGCGGGGGGAGAAAAGAAATACATAAGCGTTTTATTTGCGGATGTGCGTAATTTTACCACTCTCTGCGAACAGTTAACTCCCACAGAAATAACATCTTTTATGCACAAGTATTTTAACCTTGCCACACAAATTATCATAGAGCAGAGAGGAACTCTCGATAAATATGTGGGCGATGCCATCTTAGCTTTATTTGGAGCACCGGTTACTTATGCAGGTTTTGAAATTAATGCCGTCCAAAGTGCTCTTTCCATTTGTGAAATATCCTCCGTGCTGCAAGAGGAATATCAAAACCACCCCATTCTGCACAATTTCCAAATTGGAATCGGCATTGCCACGGGAGAAATAATTGTTGGCAATATCGGCTCTGATAGAATTTTCAACTATACCGGCATCGGCGACAAAATGAATTTCGGTTCTCGCTTGGAAGGACTTAATAAATTCTATCAGACCTCAATTATAATAGACGATTTTACTTTTCAGGCAGTGAAAAATAACTTCTTCTGCCGTCATTTGGACCGTGTGAAAGTGAAAGGAAAAAATGAGTCCTGTGATATTTACGAAGTTATAGATACCTCTGCAAATATGCAAAATAAACCCGACCTCGCCCAAATATTCCATCAATATGAATCCGCTTTAAACTTGCTGATTGCCAAACATCAAAGGGAAGCAAAAGCCCTGTTTGAAGAGGTCTTGTTGCTTATGCCCACTGATGAACCAACCAAAATTATGCTAAATCGCTTTGATATCATTAATTGGGACACTTGGGATGGCGCCTGGCAATTTGAGAGCAAATAA
- a CDS encoding 6-bladed beta-propeller, producing MKKSLSMSVIILIGWAFLWAIPKPLQMVSASKDKKDAFGVDCFHLEGNIAYCVDNGRGIIKAWDITQKAFLGPVFIKLPVGTKINDLTGDENSLYVLDSKASAIYIYSYEGKYLRTISTKGSPDIQFGNAIRILVNYQGYIYILDSGRNELLSFTNEGMFLGKVQVMMPLSMCLSKDQKIRILVNLGQNQAVILYNQDLVSDNSIVLATPENKPDKLLDVAVNQYNELYVIYSICTKIGKVDAMGNLLPRSTWGSKNKNESMVSFQQPTAIKAIPYNGKTLVGILDGKVRSLKLYVDDEYSNTKPVEIPQLTLRPKLSESDEPQSIDYLYLNGTKYYIHKTTIPQDKTKKITDAITCVDKDSTIFNIYAAKEKNKGVKGFNALAIDNDKLLALDTKASKVFVYDRLSGDYIESFANKGSQNGCLNSPKSIAVDKEGMIYIADWGNSRIAVFDENTAHIRNIDLKSKVLKPQLLRISGQDLYFLANDTVIYKLSLTEDNTLQLVTSAGKISTFDLLYEDRVGYIDGITQQLNIIYNGINEHRYFAKNVKGTFPCFADISLLRYNPYTKTLLICDKTANCARLLTFYYSPQKPQTVFFTVNSSKQAVLSWEVAEGISRWIVTEKRSSEIFTYTVNEPHFVIDKPQKEICTYTVQSLSADNKAGPSSEEIADAYSYARYLSENKHYPEAVIALQLASKTFTGVNFAEEITDNCLKEAQLYISRNEFEKAIGSIDSLEKIIGAGIDTVIQRAEIYKMMNAYNLGIAALERYSNPNDKSILHELISLYYLDGNYYKVKDLCNIYVEKYNRDADILRYQVYAEEKTENYPAALNFMRELIAQEDNLDNNLKMGELLLKNNDYEAALNYLQRLMTKFNNQGADVIQKLMGDCFFAAGNYAYAVDKYTDAIHLNPSVAEYYYSLGSAYAKNRKAKEATENFAIAYQKVPTDVNYGFAYAQALDKEMRYSEALAVMDNIYQYIAIDSTTTAYHEFYHDLLVKEHRYDDAWREIQIALQYDPDNLVIQDKALKTEETRRYYNETRPEVEISFSEFYILYPALIGYFQTHPIGTLTLFNTRNISLEHITVTVTIPQITDRPFQTIIPSLMGGAEQQVDIIAPLNKEILDLCKYGPTTFAVDMQVEWVFDKNAKSDHKSGVIYAQSINSMDWNERKQYACFVNPADENLRNFVNTQIIQLFQTQPTSSLNKKIQRAVQIWSYYNVNGLKYISDNSSANLATSTVDYVQFPFQTLKQKAGDCDDLLVLLASSLSVIGIQCGFLDIPGHVVLVMNTGMNTEEILAGGFELNRFISDNGKYWLPLETTLLGKESFSVSWNEAAKQYNLLLSKGIYPELMEFDTLHKLYPPAPCTESISPKEFNNNVPAISQYQRDMESIMLMEKLSREEEFIATLQKYPTNFNVANQYALWCVENNRAEKAAELWNHILAKDPQNLAALINLGNLQLNNNDFAAARTNYLQAMSLNQNTDSILRNLCILEFRCGNQIQAREYFNLMSDKTILKKVNPQMYSELLNIGE from the coding sequence ATGAAAAAATCACTATCTATGAGCGTTATTATTCTAATTGGTTGGGCGTTTCTTTGGGCTATACCAAAACCCCTACAAATGGTTTCTGCATCCAAAGATAAGAAAGATGCTTTTGGCGTAGATTGTTTTCATCTTGAAGGTAATATTGCCTATTGTGTGGATAACGGCAGAGGAATAATCAAAGCATGGGATATTACCCAGAAGGCATTTTTAGGACCAGTTTTCATTAAGCTGCCTGTAGGGACAAAAATTAATGATCTTACTGGAGATGAAAATTCACTCTATGTGCTGGATTCCAAAGCCAGCGCCATTTATATATACAGCTATGAAGGCAAATATCTACGCACTATATCTACAAAGGGCTCTCCTGACATTCAGTTTGGCAATGCAATTCGCATTTTGGTAAATTACCAAGGATATATCTACATTTTAGATTCTGGACGCAATGAGCTTTTGTCTTTCACCAACGAAGGTATGTTTTTAGGCAAAGTTCAGGTTATGATGCCCCTTTCAATGTGCCTGAGCAAAGACCAGAAAATTAGAATTTTGGTTAATCTGGGGCAAAATCAAGCCGTTATTTTATATAATCAGGATTTAGTTTCAGATAATAGCATTGTGCTTGCCACGCCGGAAAATAAACCGGATAAGCTATTGGATGTAGCCGTCAATCAATATAACGAATTATATGTTATCTATTCAATCTGCACGAAAATAGGCAAGGTTGATGCGATGGGCAATTTATTGCCGCGCTCAACTTGGGGCTCTAAAAATAAAAACGAATCTATGGTGTCTTTTCAACAGCCGACAGCCATTAAAGCCATACCATATAATGGAAAAACCTTGGTAGGCATTCTCGATGGCAAAGTTCGTTCTTTGAAACTCTATGTAGATGATGAATATTCAAATACAAAACCTGTGGAAATACCTCAGCTCACTTTAAGACCCAAGTTATCTGAAAGCGATGAACCACAATCAATTGACTATCTCTATTTGAATGGCACAAAATATTATATCCACAAAACAACTATCCCTCAGGACAAAACCAAAAAAATAACCGACGCCATAACCTGCGTAGATAAGGACTCTACCATTTTCAATATTTATGCTGCCAAGGAAAAGAATAAAGGGGTTAAAGGGTTCAATGCCCTTGCCATAGATAATGACAAATTGTTAGCATTGGATACTAAAGCAAGCAAGGTTTTCGTTTATGACCGATTGAGCGGTGATTATATCGAGTCCTTTGCCAATAAGGGTTCTCAAAATGGTTGTTTAAATTCGCCCAAAAGCATTGCCGTTGATAAAGAAGGAATGATTTATATAGCTGACTGGGGAAATTCTCGCATAGCCGTTTTTGATGAAAATACCGCACATATTCGTAATATAGACCTCAAAAGCAAAGTCCTGAAACCCCAACTATTAAGAATTAGCGGACAAGACCTTTATTTTTTGGCTAATGACACTGTCATTTACAAGCTATCTTTAACGGAAGATAACACTCTGCAATTGGTAACCAGTGCTGGTAAGATATCTACTTTTGATCTGCTTTACGAAGACCGGGTGGGCTACATTGATGGAATTACTCAACAGCTGAACATCATCTATAATGGCATAAATGAACATCGCTATTTCGCCAAAAATGTAAAAGGCACTTTTCCTTGCTTCGCGGACATCAGTTTACTCCGTTATAATCCTTACACTAAAACACTCTTAATATGTGATAAAACAGCAAATTGTGCGCGGCTTCTTACTTTTTATTATAGCCCCCAGAAACCGCAGACCGTATTTTTTACAGTAAATTCCAGTAAACAAGCAGTGCTTTCCTGGGAAGTTGCAGAAGGTATTTCACGCTGGATCGTTACGGAGAAAAGAAGTTCAGAAATTTTTACTTACACAGTAAATGAACCCCACTTTGTCATTGATAAGCCCCAAAAAGAAATTTGCACATACACGGTTCAATCACTTTCTGCGGATAATAAAGCCGGTCCCTCTTCGGAAGAAATTGCAGATGCCTATTCTTATGCGCGCTATCTATCTGAAAACAAACATTATCCAGAAGCCGTTATAGCATTGCAACTTGCCTCCAAAACCTTTACGGGAGTTAATTTTGCCGAAGAAATAACCGATAATTGTTTGAAGGAAGCCCAGCTTTACATCAGCCGCAATGAATTTGAAAAAGCAATAGGCAGCATTGATTCACTGGAAAAAATTATTGGCGCAGGAATCGATACAGTAATTCAAAGAGCAGAAATATACAAAATGATGAATGCTTATAATCTTGGCATCGCAGCATTGGAAAGATATTCCAATCCCAACGATAAAAGTATTTTGCACGAACTGATTTCTCTGTATTATCTGGATGGAAATTACTATAAAGTTAAGGACCTCTGCAATATCTATGTAGAAAAATATAATCGGGATGCGGACATTTTACGCTATCAAGTTTATGCGGAAGAAAAAACGGAAAACTATCCTGCCGCGCTAAATTTTATGCGTGAATTGATTGCCCAAGAGGATAATCTGGACAATAACCTGAAAATGGGCGAACTTCTTCTAAAAAATAACGATTATGAGGCGGCTCTCAATTACCTGCAAAGATTAATGACCAAGTTTAACAATCAGGGCGCAGATGTTATTCAAAAGCTGATGGGTGATTGCTTTTTTGCCGCTGGAAATTATGCTTATGCAGTTGATAAATATACCGATGCCATTCATCTAAATCCCAGTGTGGCAGAATATTACTACTCTCTGGGGAGCGCTTATGCCAAAAATCGCAAAGCCAAAGAAGCAACCGAAAATTTTGCCATTGCTTATCAGAAAGTCCCCACCGATGTAAACTATGGCTTTGCATACGCTCAAGCCCTGGATAAAGAAATGCGTTATAGCGAAGCTTTGGCAGTGATGGATAATATTTATCAGTATATTGCCATAGATAGCACCACTACCGCCTATCACGAATTTTATCATGATTTATTAGTTAAAGAGCATCGTTATGATGATGCCTGGAGAGAAATTCAGATTGCTTTACAATATGACCCCGATAACCTCGTCATTCAGGATAAGGCCTTAAAAACAGAAGAAACCAGAAGATACTACAATGAAACCAGACCTGAAGTGGAAATATCTTTTTCGGAGTTTTATATATTATATCCTGCTTTGATTGGCTATTTTCAAACCCATCCCATAGGGACTCTAACTCTCTTTAATACACGCAACATATCTTTGGAACACATCACCGTAACCGTTACCATTCCTCAAATTACCGATCGTCCTTTTCAGACGATAATTCCCTCTTTGATGGGAGGGGCAGAACAACAGGTTGATATCATAGCTCCCTTAAATAAAGAAATATTGGATTTATGTAAATACGGACCAACTACTTTTGCAGTTGATATGCAGGTGGAATGGGTTTTTGACAAAAATGCCAAAAGCGATCACAAAAGCGGTGTAATCTATGCTCAAAGCATTAATTCCATGGACTGGAACGAGCGCAAACAATATGCCTGTTTTGTCAATCCTGCCGACGAAAATTTACGCAATTTCGTTAATACGCAAATAATCCAGCTTTTTCAAACCCAGCCAACTTCATCCTTAAACAAAAAAATCCAAAGAGCTGTTCAGATTTGGAGTTATTATAATGTAAACGGTCTTAAATACATATCCGACAATTCTTCTGCCAATTTAGCCACAAGTACCGTTGATTATGTTCAATTCCCCTTCCAGACCTTAAAGCAGAAGGCAGGCGATTGTGATGATTTACTTGTTTTATTAGCTTCCTCTTTATCGGTTATCGGAATCCAATGTGGATTTTTAGATATTCCAGGCCATGTTGTATTGGTTATGAATACCGGTATGAATACGGAAGAAATACTTGCCGGCGGTTTTGAATTAAACCGATTCATCTCCGACAATGGAAAATATTGGTTACCTTTGGAGACGACTCTTTTAGGCAAAGAATCATTTTCAGTTAGCTGGAATGAAGCTGCCAAACAATACAATCTATTGCTCAGCAAAGGTATATATCCAGAATTAATGGAGTTTGACACCCTGCATAAACTTTATCCTCCGGCTCCTTGCACCGAGTCAATTTCCCCTAAAGAATTTAACAACAATGTGCCAGCGATTTCGCAATACCAAAGAGATATGGAAAGCATTATGCTGATGGAAAAGCTTTCTCGCGAAGAAGAATTCATTGCCACTCTGCAAAAATATCCCACCAATTTTAATGTAGCCAATCAATATGCTCTTTGGTGCGTAGAGAACAATCGAGCTGAAAAAGCCGCAGAACTTTGGAATCATATCCTTGCAAAAGACCCTCAAAACCTTGCCGCTTTAATCAATCTGGGCAATTTGCAGCTGAATAATAATGATTTTGCTGCCGCCAGAACTAATTACTTGCAAGCAATGAGTTTGAACCAAAATACCGATTCGATATTAAGAAATCTCTGCATCTTGGAATTTAGATGCGGCAATCAAATCCAAGCAAGAGAATATTTTAACCTAATGAGTGATAAAACGATCCTCAAAAAAGTGAATCCTCAGATGTATTCTGAGCTATTGAACATAGGAGAATAA
- the pruA gene encoding L-glutamate gamma-semialdehyde dehydrogenase — translation MFITVPVPKNEQLYSYALGSPERDKLKIKLQELSNDFLEIPAIINGKEIKTGNFGYCIEPHNHKHLLAKYHKVGKQEIDLAVEAAMQARTDWENMPFYHRSAIFLKAAELLSTKYRFLLNAATMLGQSKNVYQAEIDSACELIDFWRFNAYYAQKIYEQQPLVSPKGEWNFSEYRALEGFIFAITPFNFTSIAGNLPTAPALMGNTVIWKPAGTAVYSGYFIMKILKEAGLPDGVINFLPGSGAEISNFIIDSPCLAGIHFTGSTNVFNNIWKRTANNIHLYKSYPRIVGETGGKDFIFAHTSADVKALAVACLKGAFEFQGQKCSAASRLYIPDNLYDQWSKEMMEMLNTVKMGDVQDFSNFINAVIDKESYDRIKGYIEQAEKSADAEIVWGGKCDDSIGYFIQPTIIKTTDPMFCTMQEEIFGPVLTVYVYPECDYHKILELCDKTSPYGLTGSIFAQDRKAILEANNVLMHSAGNFYINDKPTGAVVGQQPFGGGRSSGTNDKAGSALNLQRWISARSIKENFVPDCDYRYPFMKEN, via the coding sequence ATGTTTATTACCGTTCCCGTTCCCAAAAATGAGCAACTTTATTCTTATGCCCTCGGCTCACCCGAAAGAGACAAACTGAAAATAAAGCTGCAGGAACTCAGCAATGATTTTTTGGAAATTCCTGCCATCATCAACGGCAAAGAAATTAAAACCGGAAATTTTGGCTATTGTATTGAGCCACATAATCATAAACATCTATTGGCGAAATATCACAAAGTAGGTAAACAGGAAATTGATTTGGCTGTGGAAGCAGCTATGCAAGCAAGAACTGATTGGGAAAATATGCCCTTTTATCATCGTTCCGCTATTTTTTTGAAAGCGGCTGAACTCCTTTCTACCAAATATCGCTTTTTGCTAAATGCAGCCACAATGCTTGGACAGAGCAAAAATGTATATCAAGCGGAGATTGATTCTGCCTGTGAGCTTATTGATTTTTGGCGCTTTAATGCTTACTATGCCCAAAAAATTTATGAACAGCAGCCCTTGGTTTCGCCCAAGGGAGAATGGAACTTCTCTGAATACAGAGCTTTGGAAGGTTTTATCTTTGCCATTACTCCCTTCAATTTTACTTCCATAGCAGGAAATTTACCTACCGCTCCTGCTTTAATGGGAAATACAGTTATTTGGAAACCTGCCGGAACAGCGGTTTATAGTGGCTATTTTATTATGAAAATATTAAAAGAGGCAGGTCTGCCAGATGGAGTAATTAACTTTCTTCCCGGTTCCGGGGCTGAAATAAGTAATTTCATAATAGATTCTCCTTGCCTGGCAGGCATCCATTTTACTGGCAGTACTAATGTCTTTAATAACATCTGGAAACGGACTGCCAATAATATTCATCTCTATAAATCATATCCCAGAATTGTAGGTGAAACAGGTGGCAAAGATTTTATTTTTGCCCATACATCAGCCGATGTAAAAGCTTTGGCAGTTGCCTGTTTAAAGGGTGCTTTTGAATTTCAAGGTCAGAAATGTAGCGCGGCTTCCCGTTTATACATTCCAGACAATCTTTACGACCAATGGTCAAAAGAAATGATGGAAATGTTGAATACGGTTAAAATGGGAGATGTGCAAGATTTTTCTAACTTCATCAATGCCGTGATAGATAAAGAAAGCTATGATAGAATAAAGGGCTATATCGAGCAAGCGGAAAAATCTGCTGACGCCGAAATTGTTTGGGGAGGAAAATGTGACGATTCCATAGGTTACTTTATCCAGCCAACCATTATTAAAACAACCGATCCGATGTTCTGCACTATGCAAGAAGAAATTTTCGGTCCCGTTTTAACCGTTTATGTATATCCTGAATGCGATTATCACAAAATTCTGGAACTATGCGATAAAACCTCTCCCTATGGTTTAACCGGTTCTATTTTTGCTCAAGATAGAAAAGCTATTTTGGAAGCGAACAATGTTTTAATGCACAGCGCCGGAAACTTTTATATAAATGATAAGCCAACTGGTGCAGTGGTTGGTCAACAACCTTTTGGCGGCGGGAGATCTTCCGGAACAAACGATAAAGCTGGCTCCGCTTTAAATTTGCAAAGATGGATTTCGGCTCGGTCTATAAAAGAGAACTTTGTTCCAGATTGCGATTATAGATATCCCTTTATGAAAGAAAATTAA
- a CDS encoding Ldh family oxidoreductase, translating to MKYIPVTVLQNFMQEVFIKLGVPKADAQICSDVLIASDLKGIESHGVGRLKMYYDRIQAKIQNPLTNIEVIRDKYATSVWDGNNGMGQVISQKAMQTAIDKAEKYGLGAVAVRNSTHFGICGYYAEMAIKQNMIGLDFSNARPSICPTNSVSPILGTNPICFGAPTDLPYPFLYDAATSISQRGKVEQLAREEKETPLGWAIDLDGKPYTDTKGLLIDLLKQKAAMLPLGGTEEITGSHKGYGLATAVEIICAALQNGNYLNGLMGEDEQGKPAPYRLGHFFLAINVDFFTDLENFKKITGSICRDLQNAQLFPGKQRIYVAGEKEYEIEQKVRKQGVPINPNLEKNLQIIQKELNLNLPDFANSTN from the coding sequence ATGAAATATATACCTGTTACAGTTCTGCAAAATTTTATGCAAGAGGTGTTTATAAAACTCGGCGTGCCCAAAGCGGATGCCCAAATTTGTAGTGATGTATTAATCGCCAGTGATTTAAAAGGAATTGAATCACACGGAGTTGGACGATTAAAAATGTATTATGATAGAATTCAAGCTAAAATACAAAATCCCCTAACTAACATTGAGGTAATCCGCGATAAATATGCCACCTCTGTTTGGGATGGAAACAATGGAATGGGGCAAGTTATTAGCCAAAAAGCAATGCAAACGGCAATTGATAAAGCCGAAAAATATGGTTTGGGAGCTGTGGCAGTTCGTAATTCCACTCATTTTGGGATTTGTGGTTATTATGCAGAAATGGCAATTAAACAAAATATGATTGGGTTGGATTTTTCCAATGCCCGCCCTTCTATTTGTCCTACAAATAGTGTTTCTCCCATTTTGGGAACGAATCCTATCTGTTTTGGAGCTCCTACTGATCTTCCCTATCCTTTTTTATATGATGCCGCCACTTCCATATCCCAAAGAGGAAAAGTGGAACAGTTGGCTCGCGAAGAAAAAGAAACCCCACTTGGTTGGGCAATTGATTTGGATGGTAAACCTTACACCGATACAAAAGGTCTGCTGATTGATTTATTAAAACAGAAAGCCGCGATGTTACCTTTGGGTGGAACGGAAGAAATTACCGGAAGCCATAAGGGTTATGGACTCGCAACTGCCGTAGAAATTATTTGCGCCGCTTTACAAAATGGCAATTATTTGAACGGCTTAATGGGAGAAGATGAACAGGGTAAACCCGCTCCCTACCGTTTAGGACATTTCTTTCTGGCAATCAATGTGGATTTTTTTACGGATTTGGAGAACTTTAAAAAAATAACCGGTTCCATCTGCAGAGATTTACAAAATGCCCAACTTTTCCCTGGTAAACAAAGAATCTATGTAGCTGGCGAAAAAGAATATGAAATAGAACAAAAAGTGCGTAAACAAGGCGTTCCCATCAATCCCAATCTGGAAAAAAATTTGCAAATCATCCAAAAGGAGCTAAATTTGAACCTTCCGGATTTTGCCAACAGCACCAATTAA
- a CDS encoding type III PLP-dependent enzyme → TEIQRFIQEDFGDNLPDIILEPGRSLVGDAGVIVSEVINIARKSKNNLYQLVYLDIGKFGGLIETIDESIKFPIYFPRKGLAEDIILAGPTCDSMDILYEHCHYHMPEGTVPGDKVYIFTAGAYTQSYSSVNFNGFPPLKAVVFQES, encoded by the coding sequence CCACTGAAATTCAGCGTTTTATTCAAGAGGATTTTGGCGATAATCTGCCAGATATCATTTTGGAACCGGGTAGATCCCTCGTTGGTGATGCCGGTGTGATTGTTTCTGAAGTTATAAATATTGCCCGGAAATCCAAAAATAATCTCTATCAATTGGTCTATTTGGATATCGGAAAATTTGGCGGTTTAATTGAAACCATAGATGAATCCATAAAATTCCCTATCTATTTTCCCCGCAAGGGTTTGGCGGAAGATATCATTTTGGCTGGACCTACTTGTGACAGTATGGATATTTTATATGAACATTGTCACTATCATATGCCCGAAGGAACCGTTCCCGGTGACAAAGTGTATATTTTTACCGCCGGTGCATACACTCAGAGTTATTCGAGCGTCAATTTTAATGGCTTTCCTCCCTTGAAAGCAGTTGTTTTTCAAGAATCATAA